Part of the Bradyrhizobium sp. SZCCHNS1050 genome, GCATAAGGCGCGACGGTGAGGTGCTGTCGCTGCGGCGGCTGAAGCGGCGACCTCGATTGCGACGATTGCTGCTGCTGATCGACGTCTCCGGCTCGATGAAGGCGCGGACCGAGGATAACATGCGGCTCGCCCACGTGCTGGTGCAGGCCGTACCCCAGGCCGAGGTGTTCACGCTTGGCACACGGCTGACACGCGTGACGCGGCCCTTGCGGCTGAAGCGGCGCGAACAGGCGCTGCTCGCTGCCTCGCATCTCGTCAGCGACTGGGACGGTGGCACGCGCATCGGCGAGGCGCTGCAGGCCTTCCTCGCGGTGCCGCGGTTCTCGACCTACGCGCGGGGCGCCGTCGTGCTGGTCATCTCGGATGGGCTCGAGCGTGGTGACCATCATGTGCTCCGTGACGCCGTGTGGAGGCTGTCGCTGCGCGCCTGGCGCCTGAGCTGGCTGACGCCGCTCGCGACGGGGCCCGGCTTCAAGCCGCAGACCGAGGCGTTGCAGGCGATCGCGCCATTCGTCGACGACATCGCAGCCGGCGGGTCGGACGAGACCATCGTCGCGCATGTTCTGTCGCTGGCACAGAGGAGGGCGGCATGACCGGTTATGTCGATGCGCATCACCACATCTGGCGTCAGGCCGATCTGCCCTGGCTGGTCGGGCCGATGCAGCCGCGGATTTTCGGCCCCTATGAGCCGATCAGGCGCGACTACACGATCGAGGAGTATCTCGACGACATCGCCGGCAGCGGCGTCACGCAATCGGTCTACGTCCAGACCAACTGGGCCAAGGACGGCTTCGAGGACGAAGCCGCCTGGGTGCAGCGAACTTCTGAGCAGCACGGCTTTCCGCACGGGATCGTCGCCTATGCCGATCTGAGCGTCGAAGATGCGCGGCCGCAGTTCAACCGGCTGGCGCGCTATCCCCTGCTGCGCGGGGTCCGGATGCAGCTGCACTGGCATGAGAACCCGCTCTATCGTTTCGCTTCGTCCCCAGACCTTTGCAGAGATACCCATATCCGCGCCAACATCGCGCGGCTCGCCGACTACGGCTGGTCCTTCGACCTGCAGGTCTTCGGGCCGCAGATGGCGGGCGCCGCAGCGCTCGCCGAGAGCTGTCCGTCCGTGACCTTCATCCTCCAGCATGCCGGCATGCTGGAGGATCTGTCCACGCGCGGTCGCGATCGATGGCGAGCCGGCATGCAGCGGCTGGCGAGCTGCAGCAATGTCGTCAGCAAGCTCTCGGGCCTCGGCACCTTCATTCGCCGCAACGATCCGGCGCATGTCGCCGACGTGGTGCGGGAGACGGTCGGAATGTTCGGCCCCGAGCGCTGCCTGTTCGGCTCGAACTTTCCGATCGAGAAGCTCTGGACCGACTACCGCGTACTGGTGGGGGCCTATGAGGCTGCCATCCGGGACCTCGACGAGCATGCGCGCGCGCAGGTCATGGGAGGGACGGCGCAGCGCGTCTATCGGCTGGGATGATACCGCCTGCAACGACAACAAAAGCAACAGGGAACGCTCATGGCGCTGGAAATCAAGGTTCTCGACTATGGTGATATCGAATTGGAATCGAGCTTCCTTGTGCTCGGCCGTGATTGCGGCCGCACCCGCCGGGTGCTGACGCTCGGCTTCCTGATCCTGGGCGGGCCGTATCCGGTCGTGGTCGATACCGGCTACCGCTCCAACCAGATCATGGAGACGCTGGGCATGCGCGGGCTGCAGTACCATGAGAACATGATCGAGAACCAATTGGCGCGGCACGGCGTGCGCATGGGCGATGTCCGCTACGTCTGCCACACCCATCTGCACATCGATCACGCCGGGAAGGACGATCTGTTCCCGATGAACACGACGGTCGTGCTCAACCGCCGCGAGCTCGAATACTCGGTTTCCGGGCTGATGCATCCGCAATATCCGGCGCCCGACATCAAGCATCTGATCGACCGGCTGCACACCAAGAGTGCGCTGCGTTTCCTCGACCTCGAGCTCACCGGCCCGGTCGAGCTGATGCCGGGCGTCTATTGCGACGCTGCGAATGCCCATACCGAAGGCTCGATGAACATCCACGTCCACACTGCCGATGGCATCGCTACCATCTGCGGCGACGTCATCTACGACTTCAACGACCAGATCGTGACGCCGTTCAACGAGATCCAGGATGGCGAGCCGCGCACCACCGGCAATCACGGCACGACAAAACGCGCCGAGAAGGCAGCGATCAAGAAGCTGCTGTCAAGTTCGCGCTATCTGCTGCCGGTGCACGATCGTCCCGCCAAGATCGAAGGCGGTGTGGTGGTGGGACGGCTGCACGACCAAGTGCCGGGGCCGCTGGTGCAGTCGCTGCCGCAGCGGCACTGGTTTCCGGCGTGAGCAGCACAAGGTGCCCCCATGACCCACGTGACGTTGCGCAGTGAGTTCGAAACTCTGATCGATCCGTATGCGCCGGTGGCGCAGGTCGCGACCGGCTTCGAGTTCACCGAGGGGCCGATCTGGCATCCCGTCGAGCAGTTCCTGCTGTTCTCCGACATGCCGGCTGATGTCCGCCGCCGCTGGGACGCGAAGCGCGGCGTGGTGGAGATGCGGCGGCCGTCGAACAAGTGCAACGGCATGACCTATGATGCCGAGCTCAATCTGATCGTCTGCGAACACGCGACGTCGTCGCTGGTGCGCGAGCGTCCCGACGGCCGCCGCGAGATCCTGGCATCGCATTTCGAGAACCAGGAGCTGAACAGCCCCAACGACGTGTGCGTCCATTCCAGCGGGACGATCTACTTCTCCGACCCGTGGTATGGCCGCATGCCGGTCTACGGCGTGGAGCGGCCGCGCCAGCTCGGCTTCCAGGGCGTGTACCGGGTGCCGCCGGGCGGCGGTCCGCCGCGGCTGCTGGTTGACCGCCATCTGTTCGACCAGCCCAACGGGCTGTGCTTTTCCCCGGACGAGAAGCTGCTTTACGTCAACGATACGGTGCAGGCGGTGATCCGCGTGTTCGACGTCGGCGGCGATGGTGCGCTGGCGAACGGGCGCGTCTTTGCCAGCGGCATCCGCTCCGAGCTCGAGCCAGGCGTGCCCGACGGCATGAAATGCGACCAGCGCGGCAATGTCTGGGTCACCGCACCCGGTGGCGTCTGGGTCTATGCGCCTACGGGCGAACTGCTCGGCAAGGTGCGCGTGCCGGAGCTCGTCGCCAATCTCGCCTGGGGCGGTCCCGAGTTTCGCACGCTCTATCTCACCGCGACCCATTCGGTCTATGCGATCGCGACCAAGGTCGGTCCGCGCCACGAGCCGTATATGAGCGCGCGAAGTCGAGGGGCGTCAACGGCAGGTCTGGCGATGTCCAGCGCGACGTCCGCGCCATCGGCGCCGCAGCTGGCATCTGGTGACATGCAGCTCGATCCGCGCCGCTGCGCGATGATCATCCAGGATCTGCAGAACGACGTCATCATGGACGGTGGCGCCTTCGCGGATTCCGGCGCGCCCGGTCATGCCAAGCAGCAGCGCGTGGTCGACAATGTCCGGCGGCTCGCCGAGGTCGCGCGTGCGCGCGGCGTCGTCATCATTCATGTCTGGTTCGTGGTCGAGCCGGGCGCGCCCGGCGTGACCTTGAACGCACCGCTGTTCGAGGGGCTGGTCGACAGCAAGGCGATGGTGCGCGGCAGCTGGGGCGCGGCGCCTGTCGCCGGCCTGGAGCCGCGCAGCGGCGACTTCGTGGTCGAGAAGATGCGCATGAGCGCGTGGGAAGGCACGCGGCTCGAGACGATTCTCAAGGCCACCGGGCGCGACGTCCTCATCAATACCGGCGCCTGGACGAACATGTCGGTGGAGCACACCGCGCGCACCGGGGCCGACAAGGGCTATTTCATCGTGGTGCCGGAGGATTGCTGCTCGACCATGAACGCGGACTGGCACAATGCGTCGATCAACTTCGCCATGCAGAATGTTGCTGTCGTGACCACGGCCGACGCGGTGATCAGGGCGCTGGGGTGAGGCATGCCAAAGCTGCTGCATCTCGTCGCCTCGCCGCGGGCAGATTCGGAATCCAGCGCCGGCGCGCGCGCCTTCCTGGACCGCTTCAGGCAGGCGCGGCCGGGTTGGGACGTCGACGAGATGAATCTGTGGCGCGAGAGTCTGCCCGAGTTCGACGGCGAGATCCTGCAGGCGAAATATGCCCGCATGGGCGGCCGCGCCTTCACCGACGGCCAGCGCCGGGCGTTCGCTGTGGCCGAGCGCATGGCGGTGCGGCTCGATCTGGCCGAGCGCGTCGTGATCTCGACGCCGATGTGGAATTTCGGCGTTCCCTACAAACTCAAGCACTGGCTCGACATCATCAATCAGCCGGGCCTCACCTTTCGCTTCGATCCGTCGCGTGGCTACCTGCCGCTTCTGAAGGATCGTCCGACGCTGGTGATCCTCGCCAGCGGCGGCGACTTCACCACCGGCATCAGCCGGGGGCGTACTGACCTCGCGACGCCCTATTTGCGCGAGGCGCTGCGCTTCATGGGCCTTCGCGACCTGCACTTCGTGGCGATCGGGCCGACCAGCGGGCCGGCGGCGCACACCGGCGTGGCGCGTGAGCGGGCGCACAGGCGGCTCGTCGAGATGGCCGCGCGATTTTGACGAGGCAGCCGCGCGGCGCGCATCAGGTCCTAGCAGCAAGCGGTGCGGCCTTCGACCGGCGACCGTCGTCCTCTAGCCGCGCTCTCGACTGATTCGGCCGCGAATTCAAGCGACAAGCTCGACTGTCGCTCCGGTCGCGTCGATCAGGTGAACACGTTCGACCTCGGTGCGGGGCAGCAGGGCACGAATCTCAGGCTCCGACATCAGGCTGAAGGCGGTCGAGAGCGCGTCTGCCGCCGTTGCATTGCCGGCGACCGTGGTCACGCTGCGATAGCGCTGCGCACAGCCGCCGTCGTGCGGATCGAACAGATGATTGAAGCGGCCTCGCGGATCGAAGCGGAAGCCATAGGCGCCCGATGTCGATACGGCGCGATCGATGATCGGAAGCAGTGCAGCGGTCCGGTCGGGAATGTCCGGATCGGCGATTGCGATCTCCCAGGGCCGTGCATCCGGCCGTGCGCCGATGGCGCGGGCTTCGCCCATGTCGACCAGGCTGTGCTGCACGCCCTCGCTGCGCAGGAGCTCGACGATCCGGTCCGTGACATAGCCCTGCGCGATGCCATTGAGGGTGAGCGCCATGCCGCGCGGCATGACGATGCGATCGCGGCTGACGCTGAGCCGCTGATGGCCGACCCGCGCCAGCGCCTCTTGCACGGCCGCTTGCGGCGGCCCGTCGGGATTGGCATGCGGGCGCGAAAAATGATCGGCATAGAGCGTCCACAGCGGTTGCACCGTCGGGTCGAAGCGGCCGTCGGTCATCGCGGCGTAGCGCTGCGAGCGTGTGAGGATGTCGACCAGCTCGGGCGCGGGGTCCACCAGCACACCGGTGCGGTTCAGCGTCACCAGCGCCGATTGCTCCAGATACAGGCTGAACAGGCGCTCGAGCCGCCGGGCTTCGCCGATCGACACCGTGATCAGCCGTTCGGCTTCCTGCCGGTCGCGGTGATGAAGCTTGATCGTGGCGACGGCGCCGAGCAGCGTGCCGCGCCATTCGACCGATCCGCTTGTGCTGTCGGCCGCCTGCGCCCAGGAAGGAGCAACCGCGAGACCCGCCAATGCGGCGCTGATGCGGATGAAGCGCCGGCGCGAGAGGTAAAGTGTCATCGCTGGACTCCCGTGGTTTGCTTCGAACCCGGCTCGGCCAGACCGGCGTTGTCGTCGGCGGAGCTCAGCACGTAGTCGCGGGGCACCTCGGTGAAGCCGACGATGCGGCCGCCGTGCTCGGCAGCGAACCGCTCGGCCGCGGTCCGATCCGAGAACGGCACCGCCTCGTCGCTGCCCATGCCGCTCCTGACCCGGCTGCCGATCACGAACACCGCCTTGCGCGCCTCGACCCAATTGTCGGCGCCCGGATTGTCCCAGCTCGCGGCTTTGCCCATGTCGGAGACGTAGATCGCCTGGATGTCCTTGGGCTCGTCGGGCAGCATCGTGAAGGCGATGGCGTCACGCGCGGAGGAGAACCAGACCGGTTCGATCAGGCTGGCGGCGAAGATCTGTCCCTTGGGGCCAGAATGCTCGAGCAGATTCATGCCGCAATAATGCCCGATCGCCTCCGCCGTCAGCTTGATCGGCGGCGGCGGCGCGGCCGCCTGCCTGTCGTTGCAGGCGGCAAGCGCAAAGGCGGCGATGAGCAAGCCGGCGAAAGCGAGGCGTTTCATAG contains:
- a CDS encoding VWA domain-containing protein — translated: MSEPRLPQATEIFVTFAALLRRNGFAIAPEQTTAFLAAIELLGPVSIEDIRRAGTATLAPPPERLATYNLLFDVHFGVAEATAFSESDRQDDVVRLQEEGDGAVGPDLAEEQNESGLAATRVEALVARRLAATTGGHALQRLARQARAKLPKRRGHRRMRARRGSFVDLRRTLRESIRRDGEVLSLRRLKRRPRLRRLLLLIDVSGSMKARTEDNMRLAHVLVQAVPQAEVFTLGTRLTRVTRPLRLKRREQALLAASHLVSDWDGGTRIGEALQAFLAVPRFSTYARGAVVLVISDGLERGDHHVLRDAVWRLSLRAWRLSWLTPLATGPGFKPQTEALQAIAPFVDDIAAGGSDETIVAHVLSLAQRRAA
- a CDS encoding amidohydrolase family protein is translated as MTGYVDAHHHIWRQADLPWLVGPMQPRIFGPYEPIRRDYTIEEYLDDIAGSGVTQSVYVQTNWAKDGFEDEAAWVQRTSEQHGFPHGIVAYADLSVEDARPQFNRLARYPLLRGVRMQLHWHENPLYRFASSPDLCRDTHIRANIARLADYGWSFDLQVFGPQMAGAAALAESCPSVTFILQHAGMLEDLSTRGRDRWRAGMQRLASCSNVVSKLSGLGTFIRRNDPAHVADVVRETVGMFGPERCLFGSNFPIEKLWTDYRVLVGAYEAAIRDLDEHARAQVMGGTAQRVYRLG
- a CDS encoding MBL fold metallo-hydrolase — translated: MALEIKVLDYGDIELESSFLVLGRDCGRTRRVLTLGFLILGGPYPVVVDTGYRSNQIMETLGMRGLQYHENMIENQLARHGVRMGDVRYVCHTHLHIDHAGKDDLFPMNTTVVLNRRELEYSVSGLMHPQYPAPDIKHLIDRLHTKSALRFLDLELTGPVELMPGVYCDAANAHTEGSMNIHVHTADGIATICGDVIYDFNDQIVTPFNEIQDGEPRTTGNHGTTKRAEKAAIKKLLSSSRYLLPVHDRPAKIEGGVVVGRLHDQVPGPLVQSLPQRHWFPA
- a CDS encoding isochorismatase family protein, which translates into the protein MTHVTLRSEFETLIDPYAPVAQVATGFEFTEGPIWHPVEQFLLFSDMPADVRRRWDAKRGVVEMRRPSNKCNGMTYDAELNLIVCEHATSSLVRERPDGRREILASHFENQELNSPNDVCVHSSGTIYFSDPWYGRMPVYGVERPRQLGFQGVYRVPPGGGPPRLLVDRHLFDQPNGLCFSPDEKLLYVNDTVQAVIRVFDVGGDGALANGRVFASGIRSELEPGVPDGMKCDQRGNVWVTAPGGVWVYAPTGELLGKVRVPELVANLAWGGPEFRTLYLTATHSVYAIATKVGPRHEPYMSARSRGASTAGLAMSSATSAPSAPQLASGDMQLDPRRCAMIIQDLQNDVIMDGGAFADSGAPGHAKQQRVVDNVRRLAEVARARGVVIIHVWFVVEPGAPGVTLNAPLFEGLVDSKAMVRGSWGAAPVAGLEPRSGDFVVEKMRMSAWEGTRLETILKATGRDVLINTGAWTNMSVEHTARTGADKGYFIVVPEDCCSTMNADWHNASINFAMQNVAVVTTADAVIRALG
- a CDS encoding NAD(P)H-dependent oxidoreductase, which encodes MPKLLHLVASPRADSESSAGARAFLDRFRQARPGWDVDEMNLWRESLPEFDGEILQAKYARMGGRAFTDGQRRAFAVAERMAVRLDLAERVVISTPMWNFGVPYKLKHWLDIINQPGLTFRFDPSRGYLPLLKDRPTLVILASGGDFTTGISRGRTDLATPYLREALRFMGLRDLHFVAIGPTSGPAAHTGVARERAHRRLVEMAARF
- a CDS encoding FAD:protein FMN transferase produces the protein MTLYLSRRRFIRISAALAGLAVAPSWAQAADSTSGSVEWRGTLLGAVATIKLHHRDRQEAERLITVSIGEARRLERLFSLYLEQSALVTLNRTGVLVDPAPELVDILTRSQRYAAMTDGRFDPTVQPLWTLYADHFSRPHANPDGPPQAAVQEALARVGHQRLSVSRDRIVMPRGMALTLNGIAQGYVTDRIVELLRSEGVQHSLVDMGEARAIGARPDARPWEIAIADPDIPDRTAALLPIIDRAVSTSGAYGFRFDPRGRFNHLFDPHDGGCAQRYRSVTTVAGNATAADALSTAFSLMSEPEIRALLPRTEVERVHLIDATGATVELVA
- a CDS encoding nitrous oxide reductase accessory protein NosL, with the translated sequence MKRLAFAGLLIAAFALAACNDRQAAAPPPPIKLTAEAIGHYCGMNLLEHSGPKGQIFAASLIEPVWFSSARDAIAFTMLPDEPKDIQAIYVSDMGKAASWDNPGADNWVEARKAVFVIGSRVRSGMGSDEAVPFSDRTAAERFAAEHGGRIVGFTEVPRDYVLSSADDNAGLAEPGSKQTTGVQR